CGGCTTCATAGTACGGATCGGAAAAGTCCATTTTTAACATTCGATCCGCCTTAATGGTAATACCGGCAATAACCATGTCGAACTTCTTCGCTTCCAAACCGGCAAATAAAGTCTCAAATGCTGTGTCCACTACCTCCATTTCGACGCCCAGCTCTTCACCGATAACGTCAGCCAAGTCCTTGTCGAAGCCCTCCACCTCTCCCTTAGCATTTACGCTCTCAAACGGCGGGAAAGCAGCGTTAGTTCCCCATTTCAGCACCTTTTTCTCGGCCTCGGCTCCGTTGCCCTGCTCGGCCGGTTTGGGGCTACAACCTGTAAGTACCAAAGCCACAGCCACAACCAACACCAAGCACCACGTTAGTAGTTTTTTCACTGTGTGAACCCCCAATCAATGAGTTATTGTTCATGCTCATTATTATACAGAGTAAGGTATAATATTGCAAGCACTTTTTCTGGCTTTCTTTTTCCACTCAGATTCGGTTCGACATACTCCTAGGTTCCGCCCCAGCCGATTCCAACAAAAACCAACTGCTTTCCGTCAATTTTTTCCCAGCATTACCAGCTTTGTTACCCCTTCTGACTCCTTAGGACCGGCCTCCTTCTGTGGATAATGTGGATAAACCTGTTGACAACTCATAATTGATGCTTTTTATCTGTGGACAATTTTGGGGACGGTTGAGCAGCGCTGTCGAAGCTCAGCGAAAAGTCCCGCCCCTTTGTCGATATTAGGGGACTATCCTCCCACCACTCAAAACTCTGCCTGGCCCATGGCCGTCTGCATAAAAAAACAGAGGACAGACTCGTCTGTCCTCTGGCTATCTTCCCGGTTAGAACTCGCCGCCAGCCAGTCTTTGGGCCTGATAGCACTCCCGGCAGTACACCGGCCGATCCTCGCGCGGCTTAAACGGCACTTGGGTGGGTTGGCCGCAGCTGGCGCAAATGGCATCGTGCATTACCCGCGGGGCTCTCCCAGATCTAGCGCCTTGGGCCTGTTTCCGTGCCTGTCGGCATTCGCGGCAGCGCGAAGGCTCATTGGTAAAACCTTTCTCCGCATAAAACTCCTGCTCACCGGCGGTAAACACAAACTCCTGGCCGCAATCCCGACATGTTAGCACTTTGTCCTCGAAGGCCATACGAAAAAATCCCTCACTCTTTGAAGTTTTGCCATCGCTTAGCTGACCTGGTCTTTGCCCCCACACTCGCCTGCCGGAAGTCTCGCTCTGGGTCTTACCCCATTACTACTCCTTCTCTCTAGGCAAACAGTCTCCGGCCACCACCCACGGCCTTCCACCTTCCGTCCTAGGCAGGGCTTACCCCTAAACCGCACCATGCTCAGCAGCCACTAAGCTACCTTACGTGGATCGTTTTGCCCGCGGCTGGCATCGACTTTCAACCACAGACCTAAGCCAATGGTAGACTTATTATATGCTCGCTGGAAACAAAAAGCAAGCGGTTCGGAGTAGATTTTGGAGCTAAGCTCCTGGAATCATTCCTCACCGCTTCCAATCGACAAAAAGCCCCTCAGATGGTAATTCTTTCGGCCGATAGCCTTCGGCCGTCTGCCGCAGTTTATTCACCTGGTCCCGCTCGCTGTCCAAGCGCTGTTTCAGCTCGTGGAGCTCCTGCTCCAGCTCAATATTCAGCTCTATTGTTCTTCTCAGCTCAGCAATAATATGGTCTTCCGCCGTCTCCAGTTCAGTCCTAAACTCCGGCGGCAGCCGCTCCCCGGCTTTAGACCTAAGTTCCCTCTCCCGCTTTTGTATGGCCTCCACCTGCCGCATCAACTTTTCACGCTGCGAAAGAGCTTCCTCCAGCCGGTCGGTATCATTTTTCTTTACCGCTTCCAGTGCCCCTTGCGTTACCTCCCTCATAGCCTCCAGCAAAGAACCTTGGGCCTTAGTCGTCTTAACCAGCCGGCCAAACTCCCCCGCCCGCCTATCCTTAGCCCCCGACATTGAGCCCACCGGCAGCTCTAAGCTGCCTGTTTCCTTCCTGCAGCACCTGGGACCATGCTTCCCGCAACCCCGACAACAGCCCGGCTACTTCTTCCGCCGCTCCCGGGTCCTTTTTCACATTAGCCTCCACCAACCGGCGATACATATAATCATATAGCTGAGCCAAATTCTCAGCGATAGCACCGCCGGCCTCCATATTGAGTCCACTGGCCAGCTCTGCCACCGCCTCCTGCGCCTTAATCAGCAGCCCGTGCCCCTTCTCCAACTCCTCGGCCTCAAAAGCAGCCGCCCCATCCCGGGCCCACCGCCCGGCGGCATCATACAGCATCAAAACCAGCTGCCCCGGCGAGGCCGTACTCACCTGCATCTTCTGATATTGGCCATAAGCCTTGGCTCCGTACATAAGCATTCTCCTAACTTTCTTTATCCATAGTAAACAACACCCTATCATGACCTTTACACGGCCCCCTGGAAGAACCGCGTCTCCGTATCCGCCCGTCCCCTTGAGCCGCCACTCGCCGGCCGCCGGGTACTTCTCTGGCGGGCGCATCCTTCGGATACAGGCCACCGTGGCGTGAGGAAAGGACGGCAAACATCGTACCCATCGACCCCATCAAAGCAAGGGAACACCCTGGCTTAGTTCTTATTGCCGGTAAAGCCGGCCAGCTGCAGCGCCAGCCAGTTGCTTTGCGCCTGCAGCTGAGCCAACACCTTCTCCAACTGCACATACTGCCGTTTCAGTTGCTCCTCCCGCCGCACCAGCCGCTCCTCCATCCGTTCCGTCTGCTTCTGCAAACCCCTTATCTGGCTGGCGAAAGCTTCGTCCTTAGCCGTAAGAAGCCCCGTCTTATCCTTGGTCAAAGTCTCCTTAAAGTAACCTTCCAGACGGCTGGCCACACCCTGGTCACCAGTAAAAAGTGTCGCCACCGCTTCCGGATCTTCCTGCAAGGCTTCCCTCAGTTTAATTTCATCCAGATGGAGCGTGCCATCGGCCGAAACACCGGTGCCCACTTTGCCCGTGCTAATTCCTATCTGCGCTAAAGTACTCCACGGACCGGAGACGCCGTCAATCGGGCCGGTTACCAGTCCCCGCAGCCGGTACTGAATACCATTCAGAGCACTGTCACCAAAAAGAACTGCCCCCTGCTTGGTATCCTTATCCCAGGACTGTTTGTTCCGGTTCGCCTGCCACACCCGGTTGTATTCATCCACAAAGGCCTTAATCGCCTTAACCGCTTTATCCAAGTCCTGACCTACCGTCAGCCTCGTACCTTCGTACCCTTCCCAGCCGTCGCCTTCCACCTTTTTGCTAACCCCAGTAAGCTCCAGCGTCACCCCAGAGATAGCATCGTCTACCTTGTTACTGCTACGTACTATCTTTACTCCGTCCACATAAAACACCGTGTCTTGGCCCTGTTTCACATAAGCGCTGTCATTTACTTCGGGATACCCTTCCACTGGAGCATCCAGCCCCAGCTCCTGCCATAGAGCCTGGCCAGCCATATCTCCACCAAGTTCAATGTTCGAGTTTTCGCCTGTTTCCATGGCCGATAGTACCAACCGCCCATCCACTACAATGGCACTTACTCTTCTGTTTTTGTCCACATCTTTCGCATCTTTCATGGCCTCATTTATTTTCTGGGCCAGACCGGTTAGATTATCCTCTTCACCATACTCTATGTCCACACCATTTAATTGTATTGTTCCACTTCCCACGCCCAGCTCAGTCTCTGAACCAAACTGCTTGGACCACATTTGCTGGGCCGTGGCCAGCTGCTCTACCTTTATTGTATATGTAGCCGTCCCTGCTCCCGCCTTCGCCGTAGCCATCACCACTTCTTCATTGGCCGAGCTAGCCTTCATCCCCGTATAAGTACCCACCAGCTTCAAATCCGTCAGCTTACTTTGCAAAGCAGCCAGCCCCGAGCGCACATCGCGCCAAGCCGCCTGTTTCGCCGTGAGCATCGCCTCCCGCCGTTGCAGCGGCACAATATTCCGCTGTCGCTCCAGCGCCATGAGTTGGCTTACAATTTCCGAAGAATTAATCCCCGAAACCAGCCCATCAAAACTAATCGAACCGGCCATATTTCAAACCTCCACCTCATACCTTCTTATCCAGCAACAACCCCACCATCTGCCGAATCCTCGCCACCACCTCCAAAATCTCCGTGGGCGGCAGCTCCTTCACCACTTCCTGTGTCTTATTGTCAATCACCTGCACTTGCATCCGCCCGCTCTCCTCATGGAGCACAAAGCTCAGACGCTGGTTAAAAGCCTGCACCGTATCTTCTAGTACCAACGTAGCCTGCTCCAGATCTTCCAGCGTTGCTGCTGCCGTAACATCATCCTGTTTTCTATTACCATCACCTTTATTAGCATTTACCGCCACTGCCTCTTTCCCGGTCGGCATCGCCTGAGCCGGATCCCCCATCCCTACCAGGCTCACACCTCCCGGTCGGCTAATTGCATCTATCGCCAAGCTCTTATCCTCCTTCCACCGTCATGCGCTTTTTGGGAACTCGGGCGACCACAGAGTATCACCCCTACAAAATACTGCACCGCCTCGTAGGGGAGTGGCTCCGCCCCCTCCCGAAAAACATCTTACCTTATTAATCGGAAAAAACAGGAATAATCTTTAGCCCTCACGGTAAAAAGCAAACGCTTCTTGGCCCAAGACTAAAGTTCTGCCCCCGTTCGCCGATAACTAAAATAAGAGGTCCTAAACCAAAACAAACCAAACCAAGGAGAACCGTCCCAGGGCACAAAAGACTTGAAACACCAAGTTCCTTCGCTAACGCTTAGGATGACAGCTTTCGCAGATTTTGATTTTACTATGGTCTTGAGCCGTCCCCTTGGTTAACAGCAACATCGAAAGGAGTGATGCCTGGAACAAACGCCACCGGTTTTCGTACGGGGCACGGACGCCCCCGCGGCCAAAGGCCGCACACAATTCATCTGCAAGGAAGCAGACGAAAACCTTACCTTAAGGAGGAACAAAGGAACCATGGTTATCAACCACAATATCTCAGCCATGAACACCTATCGGCAGCTTAGTGTCAATACCATGTTCGGCTCTAGATCCCTGGAAAAACTATCCTCTGGCCTCCGGATTAACCGGGCCGGAGACGACGCTGCCGGCCTCGCCATCAGCGAGAAGATGCGCGGCCAGATCAAAGGACTCACCATGGCCGCCAAGAACGCCCAAGACGGGATTTCCCTCATTCAGACGGCGGAAGGCGCACTCAATGAAACCCATAGCATTTTGCAGAGAATGAGGGAGTTGGCGGTACAAGCCGCCACTGATACAAATACCGCTGACGATAGGGCCAAAATTCAGGTGGAGATGGACCAACTAGCACACGAAATTACTCGCATTTCCAATACTACCGAGTTTAACACGCAGAATCTCATGGCCGGCGGTTTGAACAACATTTTCCACATTGGTGCCAACCAGGGGCAGAACGTAGGCTTAAAGATTGCGGCCATGGATGCGCATAGTCTAGGTGTAGCGGCATCGAAAATTGAAACTACCGTGGCATCAATTAGCAACGGAATCACCGGTATTGACAGTGTGACGGAGAACCTTGGAGTTGGAGCAGAACTCGATATCACCGTCACTGATGCCGGATCGACCGTGGAGCAAGGTACTGTTGCGGGTGCGGTCGAAATGGTGGCTGACGACAGCTACACTGGTACCGAAAATAAACGGTTTACTATTGAACTAGTTAGTGTTCAGGGTGGCAGTGGGGAAGTTGATACCATTCGGTTCTCCACTGATGAGGGAAATACTTGGAGCAACGCAATTGCTCACGATGGCTCTGGTAAATTTGCTCTTGGTGATGGAGTGGAGATAACTGTAGCCACCGACACCGATAATGCAGCTGACCAGGCTGCAACGATTGATGTCACCCCAAGAAGTGCCACTCTTCAACTTCAAAATGATGCCGAGCCTTTAGGCAGTAGCGTGACTGTGTATGGTAATCAGACTAGTGTTGTAGTCGGCGATAGTGTGACAAATAGAACGGCCCACGTGACTTTTGATTTTGAAGATTTAGCTAGTGGTCAGGTTACCATTAATCAGTCGCTGGATGAGTCAACGGCGGCTACCGTAGATGCACAAGGAAATATAGTAACTGATGCCAAGGTCATGGCCGGTATTAACGTGTCTACCCAAGGTGCTGCCGATAAAGCAATTACTGTCATCAACAATGCTCTTGAGTCAGTATCCGCAGAACGTTCAAAACTCGGTGCCATGCAAAACCGCCTCGACCATACCATCAACAACCTCACCACCGCCTCCGAAAACCTCCAGGCCGCCGAGTCCCGTATCCGCGACGTAGATTATGCCGAAGCCGCTTAAGGCTAAGGCACAGTCGTCCTGGCTGGTAACAGCCAGGAGCATCATCGGGTGAATTGCTGGAAACCCCTTATAGCCTCCCGCCCTACAGCGCAGCCGGAAACAGCAAGCGCGAACGGCCAAAAAGCCGGGAGGATTGGGCAATCAGCAGCCGAGCCCCTGTACCGAAAGGTTGGGGAAGGTTCAACGACTAGGGCATACCACCTGCCGCCTAGAGCCACGGTGATGAAGCCCGTAGGGCGAAACTCCACGCCCGAAGCACCCGACACCCCACCATCTCCTTCCAGGTGACAGTCACCTGTAAAAACATGGGAACATGAGGGTGAAGATATAGTCTAGTCTAGATGGAAACATCTAGTGGCAACGATGGCCAAAGAAATGATGGAGTTCACCAAGAACAACATCCTCCAGCAAGCAGCTACCGCCATGCTGGCCCAAGCTAACATGATGCCACAAACCGTCCTACAACTACTTAGATAATAGCTTCGGTAATACAAGCGGCCCTGGAAGATTCCTGGGGTCGCTTCCTTTCGGTTTTGGTCAATATATAATAAATCCCAGCCTGCTTCGTGTGTCTATTATTGTGCTTGCAACCAGTTTTAAGATCATTGGTTAGGGGTGATATCATGTCCTGGGAAAGTCTCAAACATGAGGTGGAACAAGCCGATAACCTGCTAACTGTCACAATGGAACGACTTCGTGAGCTGAACAGTTCAGGTAAACTGGGCGTCCATGTCCGTAAACAGATTAGTAGGCAGCTAGAAGGAATGGGAATTGGACATGTTCCTGTTGAACTGCCTTCATATCAAGACGAGCAGGTCCGATTGTATAAGCGGGGTACTCCGGTTGGAGATCTTATCAGCATAGTGCTTTCACCGGGGGAACAAAATGACAGGATATTGGTCGAACGGTTTGGAAACGAAGCAACAGATTATTACTCGCTAATTGAAAAAATCCGGGAACTGGTATCGGAATGAAATAATCCCGGATGACAAAGAGACCAGCTAACTGTATGACACAGGGGGACGGTTCTTTTGTGTTGCGGTAAACTTAACACCATATTCGCCTATCACACGAAACGAGGGGACATCTCCCCTCGTTTCTCACATTGTGCGTGTACGGGCAAGGTCTCCGTGCCTGCCTGTTTGCTGTCTGGAAGACAGTATAATCACTACCTCGTAATTGAAAGAACTGGTACTCAGCTAAAAGTCATTCACTGATGGTATACCCATGCCCAATGTCCATACCCTGATACAGCAAAAGCCTAGCATCTATCCGTCATCTGTTATGTAATTCTAGTAGAGAGAACATTTGTTCGGGTGGTGTTGGTAGTGTCCTTTCTTTCACTCTTTTCCGGTAAAATGCTAGGTGATGGTTACATAAACCAAAATCCTGGGCGGCAGCCTCGCTTCGCTTTTATTCATACCAGTGATGATATAGGCTATGCCCGTCACTGCTTAAAGCTTTTTGCTCCTTATATCCCCTTTGGTAAAAAGGCTCTAAAAGAATACAGTTATCTTGATCCCCGTACAAAAAAGATATACTCACGTGTCCACTGTCAATCCCTTTCTTCTGCTATAATAACCGTGCAGCTTAAGCACTGGTATAAAGAACGAAAAATCATCCCGAAGGAACTGGTAGCAGAACATCTTGATGCCGCTGGCTTAGCTCTCTGGTTTCAAGATGACGGCAGTCTCAAAAGCATCGATCGCATTATACTCTCTGTAGAAAACTTTAGTCCTTTCGAAAGAAACTTCTTGCAGAACCTATTGAGCCAGAAGTTTCGAGTTGCTTCTACCATAGACAAGCAGAACCGGATTGATATTTCTTCACGCTTAGAAACACGGAAATTCCAAGCACTTGTCGAGCCTGATCTCCACCCCTCTATGGCCCGTAAGAATACAGCCAACCAATGGAAGCACTGGCAGGACTTATGGAAACAAAACAGCTTACCACTACCAGGGGTAAGCCGCACAACCATATATGTTCACCAGGATATCCACAACGCCGTTCATGGAAACGGTTTTTCCAAACAAGTAAATCAAATCTTAGACCATTGGCTGCCTCATACTTGGCAGTTACATATTTTAGACCCTAAACGTCGTTATCAGTGGTTAACTTCCCTACCTGAAATACCGTCGGGCTGCTATCCGCTGGGGCCCCGCCTGCGGCCTAATATCAAGACTAGGCTAATTATGGCCCAAGCCACCGGCCTCACTCGTTCGGAACTTATCACTCTAGCAATAATTGAAGGCCAGGTATAACATAAGCAAGATTGTCGACAAATCAAGCCTAAGTGCCAGACCCAGACAGA
This genomic interval from Bacillota bacterium contains the following:
- a CDS encoding transporter substrate-binding domain-containing protein yields the protein MKKLLTWCLVLVVAVALVLTGCSPKPAEQGNGAEAEKKVLKWGTNAAFPPFESVNAKGEVEGFDKDLADVIGEELGVEMEVVDTAFETLFAGLEAKKFDMVIAGITIKADRMLKMDFSDPYYEAGQVIVVRTDYDEIDDEQDFAGKRIGVQIATTADDFVSDMKDGKEDYEGKAIDIKEIKRYDNYPQAFLDLQHGNIEAVVVDEPVGKAYVKE
- a CDS encoding zinc-binding protein; this translates as MAFEDKVLTCRDCGQEFVFTAGEQEFYAEKGFTNEPSRCRECRQARKQAQGARSGRAPRVMHDAICASCGQPTQVPFKPREDRPVYCRECYQAQRLAGGEF
- a CDS encoding DUF342 domain-containing protein, producing the protein MSGAKDRRAGEFGRLVKTTKAQGSLLEAMREVTQGALEAVKKNDTDRLEEALSQREKLMRQVEAIQKRERELRSKAGERLPPEFRTELETAEDHIIAELRRTIELNIELEQELHELKQRLDSERDQVNKLRQTAEGYRPKELPSEGLFVDWKR
- the fliS gene encoding flagellar export chaperone FliS gives rise to the protein MYGAKAYGQYQKMQVSTASPGQLVLMLYDAAGRWARDGAAAFEAEELEKGHGLLIKAQEAVAELASGLNMEAGGAIAENLAQLYDYMYRRLVEANVKKDPGAAEEVAGLLSGLREAWSQVLQEGNRQLRAAGGLNVGG
- the fliD gene encoding flagellar filament capping protein FliD gives rise to the protein MAGSISFDGLVSGINSSEIVSQLMALERQRNIVPLQRREAMLTAKQAAWRDVRSGLAALQSKLTDLKLVGTYTGMKASSANEEVVMATAKAGAGTATYTIKVEQLATAQQMWSKQFGSETELGVGSGTIQLNGVDIEYGEEDNLTGLAQKINEAMKDAKDVDKNRRVSAIVVDGRLVLSAMETGENSNIELGGDMAGQALWQELGLDAPVEGYPEVNDSAYVKQGQDTVFYVDGVKIVRSSNKVDDAISGVTLELTGVSKKVEGDGWEGYEGTRLTVGQDLDKAVKAIKAFVDEYNRVWQANRNKQSWDKDTKQGAVLFGDSALNGIQYRLRGLVTGPIDGVSGPWSTLAQIGISTGKVGTGVSADGTLHLDEIKLREALQEDPEAVATLFTGDQGVASRLEGYFKETLTKDKTGLLTAKDEAFASQIRGLQKQTERMEERLVRREEQLKRQYVQLEKVLAQLQAQSNWLALQLAGFTGNKN
- a CDS encoding flagellar protein FlaG, whose amino-acid sequence is MAIDAISRPGGVSLVGMGDPAQAMPTGKEAVAVNANKGDGNRKQDDVTAAATLEDLEQATLVLEDTVQAFNQRLSFVLHEESGRMQVQVIDNKTQEVVKELPPTEILEVVARIRQMVGLLLDKKV
- a CDS encoding flagellin translates to MVINHNISAMNTYRQLSVNTMFGSRSLEKLSSGLRINRAGDDAAGLAISEKMRGQIKGLTMAAKNAQDGISLIQTAEGALNETHSILQRMRELAVQAATDTNTADDRAKIQVEMDQLAHEITRISNTTEFNTQNLMAGGLNNIFHIGANQGQNVGLKIAAMDAHSLGVAASKIETTVASISNGITGIDSVTENLGVGAELDITVTDAGSTVEQGTVAGAVEMVADDSYTGTENKRFTIELVSVQGGSGEVDTIRFSTDEGNTWSNAIAHDGSGKFALGDGVEITVATDTDNAADQAATIDVTPRSATLQLQNDAEPLGSSVTVYGNQTSVVVGDSVTNRTAHVTFDFEDLASGQVTINQSLDESTAATVDAQGNIVTDAKVMAGINVSTQGAADKAITVINNALESVSAERSKLGAMQNRLDHTINNLTTASENLQAAESRIRDVDYAEAA
- a CDS encoding endonuclease translates to MSFLSLFSGKMLGDGYINQNPGRQPRFAFIHTSDDIGYARHCLKLFAPYIPFGKKALKEYSYLDPRTKKIYSRVHCQSLSSAIITVQLKHWYKERKIIPKELVAEHLDAAGLALWFQDDGSLKSIDRIILSVENFSPFERNFLQNLLSQKFRVASTIDKQNRIDISSRLETRKFQALVEPDLHPSMARKNTANQWKHWQDLWKQNSLPLPGVSRTTIYVHQDIHNAVHGNGFSKQVNQILDHWLPHTWQLHILDPKRRYQWLTSLPEIPSGCYPLGPRLRPNIKTRLIMAQATGLTRSELITLAIIEGQV